A DNA window from Mesorhizobium sp. C432A contains the following coding sequences:
- a CDS encoding AMP-binding protein: MILTLALLAGLVLAWLLIGAIETFRLDLRFTQALLYVPFKLAYRIDDRRIRIARNAPTPVIYVVSHQSRFEPALMLSLLPDDTLHILDEASARSPWMEPWRELGRTIAFNAEHLFVSRRLVRVLKGKGRLAVYLPDDVEPDVKTFRLFRAVTRIAMQADARIVPIFVTGSRDLPVSLTPKNRAPRHWFPKLSISVLEPMTIAELVARNPDQASNTNALFDRIAEARLYGSNLDRGLFLAMRDAADRTGASHPIIEDVISGSLSYRKMFIGARVLGRRFEAVAAPGEAVGVLLPNANGVVLSFVGLLSAGRVAAMINYTAGPASVTAAVRTAVIRTVVSSRAFVEKAALADIIAAVEAGGAKMLWLEDVRASVTTLERLAAAVLWRFPLQRQAAAKPAAILFTSGSEGTPKAVVLSHRNLHANAMQAEARITISPSDILLNVLPVFHSFGLTGGTILPLVTGVKLFLYPSPLHYKIIPEIARKVKPTIMFGTDTFLANYARTAKDGDFSSLRFVVAGAEAVKPETRRVYRERFDASIIEGFGLTEAAPVVAVNTAIHGRDGTVGRLLPAMRMKLEPVQGIEGAGRLWLDGPNLMMGYMTADRPGELQPLDGWHDTGDIVSVDREGFITIRGRAKRFAKIAGEMVSLGAVEMLVQSLWPEERHAAVAVPDKRRGERIVLVTTADDADPEELRAFGKKAGAAELMVPNDIVKVEEIPVLGSGKTDYVSTQNLAIEKLGLGLAA; the protein is encoded by the coding sequence ATGATCCTGACACTGGCGCTGCTTGCAGGCCTCGTGCTGGCCTGGCTGCTGATTGGCGCTATCGAGACGTTTCGTCTCGACCTGCGCTTTACCCAGGCGCTACTCTATGTGCCGTTCAAGCTCGCCTACCGGATCGATGACCGGCGCATCCGCATCGCCCGCAACGCGCCGACGCCGGTGATCTATGTGGTCTCGCACCAGTCACGCTTCGAGCCGGCGCTGATGCTGTCGCTGCTGCCCGACGACACGCTGCACATTCTCGACGAGGCCTCGGCGCGCTCGCCCTGGATGGAGCCTTGGCGCGAGCTTGGCCGCACCATCGCCTTCAACGCCGAGCATCTCTTCGTCAGCCGGCGGCTGGTCAGGGTGCTGAAGGGTAAAGGCCGGCTTGCCGTCTACCTGCCCGATGACGTCGAGCCCGATGTGAAGACGTTTCGCCTGTTCCGCGCCGTCACCCGCATCGCCATGCAGGCCGACGCCCGCATCGTGCCGATCTTCGTCACCGGCTCGCGCGACCTGCCGGTTTCCTTGACGCCAAAGAACCGGGCGCCGCGCCACTGGTTCCCAAAACTCTCGATCAGCGTGCTGGAGCCAATGACGATTGCCGAACTGGTGGCGCGCAACCCCGACCAGGCTTCCAACACCAATGCGTTGTTCGACCGCATCGCCGAGGCGCGGCTTTATGGCAGCAACCTCGATCGCGGCCTGTTCCTGGCCATGCGCGATGCCGCGGATCGCACCGGCGCCTCGCATCCGATCATCGAGGATGTGATCAGCGGCTCGCTCAGCTATCGAAAAATGTTCATCGGCGCGCGCGTGCTCGGCCGCCGTTTCGAGGCGGTGGCGGCGCCCGGCGAAGCGGTCGGGGTTTTGCTGCCCAATGCCAATGGCGTGGTGCTGTCCTTCGTCGGCCTGCTCTCGGCCGGCCGGGTAGCGGCGATGATCAACTACACGGCAGGGCCGGCCAGCGTAACCGCCGCGGTCCGCACGGCAGTCATCCGAACAGTGGTTTCCTCGCGCGCGTTCGTCGAGAAGGCGGCGCTTGCCGACATCATCGCCGCGGTCGAGGCCGGCGGCGCCAAGATGCTGTGGCTGGAGGATGTGCGCGCAAGCGTCACCACACTGGAAAGGCTCGCAGCAGCGGTGCTCTGGCGGTTCCCGCTGCAGCGGCAGGCTGCGGCCAAGCCCGCCGCAATCCTGTTCACCTCAGGCTCGGAAGGCACGCCCAAGGCCGTGGTGCTGTCGCATCGCAATCTCCACGCCAACGCCATGCAGGCTGAGGCGCGCATTACCATTTCGCCCTCCGACATCCTGCTCAACGTACTGCCGGTTTTTCACTCTTTCGGCCTGACCGGCGGCACCATCCTGCCGCTGGTGACCGGGGTGAAACTGTTCCTCTACCCGTCACCGCTGCACTACAAGATCATCCCGGAGATCGCCCGCAAGGTGAAGCCGACCATCATGTTCGGCACCGACACTTTCCTTGCCAACTATGCCCGCACGGCCAAGGATGGCGATTTCTCCAGCCTGCGCTTCGTCGTCGCCGGCGCGGAAGCGGTGAAGCCGGAGACGCGGCGCGTTTATCGTGAGCGCTTCGATGCCTCGATCATCGAGGGGTTCGGGCTGACGGAGGCCGCTCCGGTCGTCGCCGTCAACACCGCCATCCATGGTCGCGACGGCACGGTCGGACGGTTGTTGCCGGCGATGCGCATGAAGCTCGAACCGGTCCAGGGTATCGAGGGTGCCGGCCGCCTGTGGCTCGACGGGCCGAATTTGATGATGGGCTACATGACCGCTGACCGGCCCGGCGAATTGCAGCCGCTGGACGGCTGGCACGACACCGGCGACATCGTCTCGGTAGACCGCGAAGGCTTCATCACCATTCGCGGCCGGGCAAAACGCTTCGCCAAGATCGCTGGCGAGATGGTGTCGTTGGGTGCCGTCGAGATGCTGGTGCAGTCGCTGTGGCCGGAAGAGCGCCACGCCGCGGTGGCGGTGCCGGACAAGAGGCGCGGCGAGCGCATCGTGCTGGTCACCACCGCCGACGACGCCGATCCGGAAGAACTGCGCGCCTTCGGCAAGAAAGCAGGGGCGGCCGAGCTGATGGTGCCCAACGACATCGTCAAGGTCGAGGAGATCCCGGTGCTGGGTTCCGGCAAGACGGATTATGTCTCGACGCAGAACCTGGCGATCGAGAAGCTGGGGTTGGGCCTGGCGGCTTAG
- a CDS encoding antibiotic biosynthesis monooxygenase, with the protein MLRKVRATHELLRLQQGFVQDFVLEQFSGPGEFNLVTIVEWENQAAVDNVVPIVKAAHERAGFNPQETIARLGVKADIANYQRLPEM; encoded by the coding sequence ATCCTTCGCAAGGTCAGGGCAACGCATGAACTGCTGCGCCTGCAGCAAGGCTTCGTCCAGGATTTCGTGCTCGAGCAATTTTCGGGTCCGGGTGAGTTCAACCTGGTCACCATTGTCGAATGGGAAAACCAGGCGGCCGTCGACAATGTCGTGCCGATCGTCAAGGCGGCCCACGAGCGGGCGGGCTTCAACCCGCAGGAGACCATTGCCCGGCTGGGTGTGAAGGCCGATATCGCCAACTATCAGCGTCTGCCTGAGATGTAG
- a CDS encoding lysozyme inhibitor LprI family protein: protein MTVLVAASDHAVAQGKPSFDCAKAASVAEKAICADPVLAQADADVAKNYTALLKRLDAHAGKALRDDQSDFIAYRDQIAGFNESSPKNQQTFDLGEFLRDRATFLSGIRKPPDAGLIGTWSSVRGSVDIKAVGGGKVEISEDVVSNPVSGSGSCEIDGTVEERNTLRLEDTDDNDKPTGFVFTFRRDGDALVVEQSGAGKDGKSEPLSCGANGHADGTFFLTEKK, encoded by the coding sequence TTGACCGTACTTGTGGCAGCGAGCGACCACGCAGTTGCGCAAGGCAAGCCATCCTTCGACTGCGCCAAGGCCGCCAGCGTGGCGGAAAAGGCCATTTGCGCCGATCCGGTCCTGGCGCAAGCCGATGCCGACGTCGCGAAGAATTATACCGCGCTGCTGAAGAGGCTCGATGCTCATGCCGGCAAGGCGCTGCGGGACGACCAAAGCGATTTCATCGCGTATCGCGACCAGATCGCCGGCTTCAACGAAAGTTCGCCCAAGAACCAACAGACTTTCGATCTCGGCGAATTCCTGCGCGACCGCGCAACCTTCCTGTCCGGCATACGCAAGCCCCCCGATGCAGGTTTGATCGGCACATGGAGCAGCGTGCGCGGCAGCGTCGACATCAAGGCTGTTGGCGGAGGCAAGGTCGAAATCTCGGAAGATGTCGTTTCCAATCCAGTCTCGGGAAGTGGGTCATGCGAGATCGACGGCACGGTCGAGGAGCGCAATACGCTTCGACTTGAGGACACCGACGACAACGACAAACCGACTGGATTCGTCTTCACCTTTCGCCGCGACGGCGATGCGCTTGTCGTCGAGCAGAGCGGCGCCGGCAAGGATGGCAAATCGGAGCCCCTGTCATGCGGTGCCAACGGCCATGCCGATGGCACGTTCTTCCTGACGGAGAAAAAGTAG
- a CDS encoding phosphatidylserine decarboxylase, whose protein sequence is MAFSATLAALAQSKDGLPCATAWSLAATSTVKTAPTADDRMATRYVLPEFGAMAVGLFAARSAGVGPNSGGKAADRQARHRSCRLRTMRPCPMLRCGSGAFPVLRPDLKQGPPPSHEPHPMSLVDSIKNAFVPIHREGYPFIAAFGAGTLFLGYFSSVLFWIGLILTAWCVYFFRDPERVTPVDDRLVVSPADGVISAVGPAVPPRELGLGNTEMTRISVFMNVFSCHVNRAPVRGRITKIEHRPGKFLNAELDKASSENERNGLVIDSPNGIVVAVQIAGLVARRIVCWAETGGSIAVGERFGLIRFGSRVDVFLPSTAVPRVAVGQTAVGGETVLAEFGGVAATPLVRIS, encoded by the coding sequence ATGGCCTTTTCCGCCACGCTGGCGGCCTTGGCGCAGTCGAAGGATGGCTTGCCTTGCGCAACTGCGTGGTCGCTCGCTGCCACAAGTACGGTCAAAACGGCACCCACGGCTGACGATCGTATGGCAACAAGATACGTTTTGCCTGAATTTGGCGCCATGGCAGTCGGCCTTTTCGCCGCGCGTTCAGCCGGCGTTGGCCCGAATTCTGGCGGCAAAGCAGCCGACAGGCAAGCACGTCACCGTTCCTGCCGGCTGCGGACGATGCGGCCTTGCCCAATGTTGCGTTGCGGCAGCGGAGCCTTTCCGGTATTGAGGCCGGACCTGAAACAGGGACCGCCCCCATCCCATGAGCCCCATCCGATGAGCCTTGTCGATTCGATCAAGAATGCCTTCGTTCCGATCCATCGCGAGGGCTATCCGTTCATTGCCGCCTTTGGTGCGGGCACGCTGTTCCTCGGCTATTTCTCCTCGGTGCTGTTCTGGATCGGCCTGATCCTGACCGCCTGGTGCGTCTATTTCTTCCGTGACCCCGAGCGTGTCACCCCGGTCGATGACAGGCTGGTGGTCAGTCCCGCCGACGGCGTCATCTCGGCGGTCGGCCCGGCCGTGCCGCCGCGCGAGCTTGGCCTCGGCAACACCGAGATGACCCGCATCTCGGTGTTCATGAACGTCTTTTCCTGCCATGTGAACCGCGCTCCGGTGCGCGGCCGCATCACCAAAATCGAGCACCGGCCGGGCAAGTTCCTCAATGCCGAACTCGACAAGGCAAGCTCGGAGAACGAGCGCAACGGGCTGGTCATAGACAGTCCCAACGGCATCGTTGTCGCCGTGCAGATTGCCGGCCTGGTGGCGCGCCGCATCGTCTGCTGGGCCGAGACCGGCGGCTCCATTGCCGTCGGCGAACGCTTTGGCCTGATCCGCTTCGGCTCGCGCGTCGATGTCTTCCTGCCGTCGACCGCGGTGCCGCGCGTCGCCGTCGGCCAGACGGCGGTCGGCGGCGAAACCGTGCTCGCCGAATTCGGCGGCGTCGCCGCAACCCCGCTCGTCAGGATTTCGTAA
- a CDS encoding antitoxin Xre/MbcA/ParS toxin-binding domain-containing protein translates to MASSPLGFAEAPHMEPEFERMVDLFGGRKVLGFSVASPLEAHEMILHGIPGQALESLVRHLMVIDPADAFETAFGMSERTFQRHKSDHSKTLSREQGSRTWNFAKLLTKATSVLGTQEDAEKWMIESVMGLDNRRPIDLLATAAGTALVQEFLERLDYGVYA, encoded by the coding sequence ATGGCCAGTTCCCCGCTGGGTTTTGCCGAGGCACCACATATGGAGCCGGAGTTCGAACGAATGGTCGACCTGTTTGGTGGACGGAAGGTTCTTGGATTCTCGGTAGCCAGTCCTCTTGAGGCACATGAAATGATCCTGCATGGAATTCCGGGCCAGGCGCTCGAAAGCCTCGTCAGGCATCTGATGGTCATTGATCCCGCCGATGCGTTTGAGACCGCATTCGGCATGAGCGAGCGGACATTTCAGCGGCACAAATCGGATCACTCCAAGACCCTCAGTCGGGAGCAAGGTTCCAGAACCTGGAACTTCGCCAAGCTCCTGACAAAGGCCACGTCCGTGCTCGGGACTCAGGAAGACGCGGAAAAATGGATGATCGAGTCTGTCATGGGTTTGGACAATCGCCGGCCGATCGATCTGCTGGCCACGGCGGCGGGCACTGCGCTTGTGCAGGAGTTTCTTGAGCGGCTCGACTATGGTGTCTACGCGTGA
- a CDS encoding LysR substrate-binding domain-containing protein, whose product MQALDPDLLKTFLAFVDGGSLAQAASAVGRSPSAVTAQMQRLEEIVGEPLLVAQGRGRGLTPAGEDLVGHARRILAVHSEAWLALKGARAAGRVAIGTTQDFADSGLPELLRAFATSHPRVRVELRVGRSAELGEALQAGQLDLAVVMRKTPANDEVGLFSEPMLWLCSQKGLAVREEELPLALLDPYCGFREAALAALDAAGRRYRIAAGSASLAGLRTAVNAGIALTLRTARFAHSGIAEAPREFALPPVPTAQFAIKLGQGAERPARDLAILLSDNLALPGFAG is encoded by the coding sequence ATGCAAGCTCTCGATCCCGATCTGCTCAAAACCTTCCTTGCCTTTGTCGATGGCGGCTCGCTGGCTCAGGCTGCGTCTGCTGTCGGCCGCTCGCCCTCGGCGGTGACCGCGCAAATGCAGCGTCTGGAGGAGATCGTCGGCGAACCGCTGCTGGTGGCGCAGGGGCGCGGGCGCGGGCTGACGCCGGCCGGCGAGGATCTTGTCGGTCATGCCCGCCGCATTCTTGCCGTGCACAGCGAGGCCTGGCTGGCGCTCAAGGGCGCGCGTGCCGCTGGTCGCGTCGCCATCGGCACGACACAGGATTTCGCCGATAGCGGCCTGCCGGAGCTGCTGCGCGCCTTCGCGACCAGCCATCCGCGCGTCAGGGTCGAACTCCGCGTCGGCCGTTCGGCCGAGCTTGGCGAGGCGCTGCAGGCCGGGCAGCTCGATCTGGCCGTTGTCATGCGCAAGACGCCGGCCAATGACGAAGTCGGGCTGTTCAGTGAGCCGATGCTGTGGCTGTGCTCGCAAAAAGGGCTTGCCGTGCGGGAAGAGGAATTGCCGCTGGCGCTGCTCGACCCCTATTGCGGCTTTCGCGAAGCAGCACTCGCGGCCCTCGATGCTGCCGGCCGCCGCTACCGCATCGCCGCCGGCAGCGCCAGCCTTGCCGGCTTGCGTACGGCGGTCAATGCCGGCATCGCGCTGACCTTGCGCACCGCCCGCTTTGCCCATTCAGGCATTGCCGAAGCACCGCGCGAATTCGCCCTGCCGCCGGTGCCGACAGCGCAATTCGCGATAAAACTCGGCCAGGGCGCTGAGCGGCCGGCGCGCGATCTTGCCATCCTGCTCAGCGACAACCTCGCCTTGCCCGGCTTTGCCGGCTGA
- a CDS encoding 4-oxalocrotonate tautomerase family protein codes for MPIINISVTGKPDAKLSATIAKEITELTATHLRKDPTITAVAVTYVDPQHWFAGGKSLAEHGANTFWLDIKVVDGTNTKLELEAYLKAIFEAFGKLLGGVHEESYAFVHEVPAAAYGYGGKSQEFRFISGRLKATA; via the coding sequence ATGCCCATCATCAACATCAGCGTCACCGGCAAGCCCGACGCCAAGCTGTCCGCCACAATCGCCAAGGAAATCACCGAGCTGACGGCAACCCATCTGCGCAAGGACCCGACGATTACCGCCGTCGCCGTCACCTATGTCGACCCGCAGCATTGGTTCGCCGGCGGCAAATCGCTGGCAGAGCATGGCGCCAATACCTTCTGGCTCGACATCAAGGTGGTCGACGGCACCAACACCAAGCTGGAGCTGGAGGCTTATCTGAAGGCGATCTTTGAGGCCTTCGGTAAGTTGCTGGGTGGTGTGCACGAGGAAAGCTATGCCTTCGTGCATGAAGTCCCGGCCGCGGCATACGGTTATGGCGGCAAGTCGCAGGAGTTCCGGTTCATCAGTGGGCGGCTGAAGGCCACGGCCTGA
- a CDS encoding SMP-30/gluconolactonase/LRE family protein, with amino-acid sequence MPSSKSVALNAKVITEGLAFGESPRWHDGRLWLCNWGTGEIVAVDEDGGNQVMLTVPAILPYSIDWLPDGRLLIVSGRDGLLLRQEADGTLATHADLRSLSTARGTRSSSTGAATSMSMAAGRRLHRASISGPAPSC; translated from the coding sequence ATGCCATCCTCGAAATCAGTCGCCCTGAACGCCAAGGTCATTACAGAAGGCCTCGCTTTCGGAGAGTCTCCCCGCTGGCACGACGGACGCCTGTGGCTCTGCAACTGGGGAACCGGAGAGATCGTCGCGGTGGATGAGGACGGCGGGAACCAGGTGATGCTCACCGTGCCGGCCATCCTGCCCTATTCGATCGACTGGTTGCCGGATGGCCGATTGCTGATCGTCTCGGGTCGGGATGGCTTGTTGCTGCGGCAGGAGGCGGATGGAACGCTGGCCACCCATGCCGATCTTCGGTCGCTGTCAACAGCCCGTGGAACGAGATCGTCGTCGACGGGCGCGGCAACATCTATGTCAATGGCGGCGGGTCGGCGCCTGCACCGGGCGAGCATTTCGGGCCCGGCACCATCGTGCTGA
- a CDS encoding RES domain-containing protein, producing MTPLPGSLGTGQVLGWRLDHRRFKASWDSGEGAFKLGGRWNSKGIRAVYASIDPSTAILEVAVHKGFRTLDAVPHVLTAFDIVDPSEIYVVQTDDIPNANWLRPGIPGAGQQQFGDGLLAKHPFFLIPSAVSQHSWNLVFDPNRAAGLYSLHLREDFALDTRLHPPAG from the coding sequence GTGACGCCTTTGCCGGGCTCCCTCGGAACAGGGCAGGTTTTGGGCTGGAGGCTTGATCATAGACGCTTCAAGGCGAGCTGGGACAGTGGCGAAGGAGCCTTCAAGCTTGGGGGAAGGTGGAACAGCAAAGGGATCAGAGCCGTATATGCGTCCATCGACCCGTCGACCGCCATCTTGGAGGTGGCGGTCCACAAGGGGTTTCGCACGCTGGATGCTGTCCCTCACGTGCTGACGGCATTCGACATCGTCGATCCATCAGAGATTTATGTGGTCCAAACCGACGATATTCCGAACGCGAACTGGCTGCGTCCCGGCATCCCAGGCGCGGGACAGCAGCAGTTCGGCGATGGTCTGCTGGCAAAGCATCCGTTCTTTCTGATCCCCAGCGCGGTATCCCAGCACAGCTGGAACCTGGTGTTCGATCCCAACCGGGCGGCAGGCCTTTATAGCTTGCATCTCCGGGAGGATTTCGCGCTTGATACAAGGCTTCATCCTCCCGCTGGGTAG
- the pssA gene encoding CDP-diacylglycerol--serine O-phosphatidyltransferase, whose product MGAPFKKFEAHGSGGPRIREIPMRMVLPNLVTVLAICAGLSGIRFGFEGRFEPAVVMVLLAAFLDGIDGRLARMLKATSKFGAQMDSLADIVNFGVAPALVLYAFLLDRAGSFGWIAALLFTIACGLRLARFNVLDEDHDRPIWQSEYFVGVPAPAGAVLVMLPLYLSFLRLGLEPDRLTAFVATGFTVLVAFLLVSRLPVYSGKSLKVPGDKVLPIILAVVLYVLLLMTYPWYTLTASVAGYLIFLPFSVRAYSKRAKREGEKVPPSDIG is encoded by the coding sequence GTGGGCGCGCCGTTCAAAAAGTTCGAGGCCCATGGCAGCGGCGGCCCGCGCATCCGCGAAATTCCGATGCGCATGGTGCTGCCCAATCTGGTCACCGTGCTTGCCATCTGCGCCGGCCTGTCCGGCATCCGCTTCGGCTTCGAGGGCCGTTTCGAGCCGGCCGTGGTGATGGTGCTGCTCGCCGCCTTCCTGGACGGCATAGACGGGCGCCTGGCGCGCATGTTGAAGGCGACATCCAAATTCGGCGCGCAGATGGATTCGCTGGCCGACATCGTCAATTTCGGCGTCGCGCCGGCACTGGTGCTCTACGCCTTCCTGCTCGACCGCGCCGGCTCCTTCGGCTGGATCGCAGCTCTTCTGTTCACCATCGCCTGTGGCCTGCGGCTGGCGCGCTTCAACGTGCTCGACGAAGACCATGACCGGCCGATCTGGCAGAGCGAATACTTCGTCGGCGTGCCGGCGCCGGCCGGCGCCGTGCTGGTTATGCTGCCGCTCTATCTGTCCTTCCTGCGGCTCGGTCTCGAGCCGGACCGCCTGACGGCATTCGTCGCCACCGGCTTCACTGTGCTGGTCGCTTTCCTGCTGGTCAGCCGGCTGCCGGTCTATTCCGGCAAAAGCCTGAAAGTGCCCGGCGACAAGGTGCTGCCGATCATCCTGGCGGTCGTGCTCTACGTGCTGCTGTTGATGACCTATCCCTGGTACACGCTGACTGCCTCTGTCGCGGGCTATCTCATCTTCCTGCCTTTCAGCGTGCGGGCGTATTCGAAGCGCGCCAAGCGCGAGGGCGAAAAAGTGCCGCCTTCGGATATCGGGTAG
- a CDS encoding DUF4375 domain-containing protein, whose amino-acid sequence MFGFFSRKSKKTPEKSASDSGKQLEFGLPLPVVVLRSNVEDPDEEPFFLVFAVMQFVTAMVSKGLYRYPEIDTKAMQVLHADSYSSEVKNGGHSQFIHNAGQEIGAMIANARAGLTACGAKGQLATLEKMSSWIADHPNEAAQQTGFEGGRDDFLDTLDHAFYVADEAAPMENLLARWIASWPDLQVVDSDDYDDVIHRLVMANPKREGRLLHKSVGNLAGQMIFSWRDVGAGLACAKIAPPEIKIAFGMARMLNIEGEKQLVFQLQTSAKKTRLCSATETHVTVYEYIAPEELLVIPPGESPLAANAPKVGAKLGIAEETEITAVIELAEQYHAPAAVDLLLRKAGFDPTDAIVSANSVVQKEEGAIVNWVVLASGQVFLFQSLRNGGVLLRGKDDESLAEAAMAELNAHFDCSAAAG is encoded by the coding sequence ATGTTCGGTTTCTTTTCCCGCAAATCCAAGAAAACGCCCGAGAAGTCGGCATCAGATTCTGGAAAGCAGTTGGAATTCGGCCTGCCGTTGCCGGTCGTCGTACTGCGTTCGAACGTCGAGGATCCTGATGAAGAGCCGTTTTTTCTCGTCTTCGCTGTCATGCAATTCGTCACAGCGATGGTTTCCAAAGGACTCTATCGTTATCCCGAAATCGACACCAAGGCGATGCAGGTCCTTCATGCCGACTCGTACTCTTCGGAGGTAAAGAACGGCGGCCATAGTCAATTCATCCACAATGCCGGGCAGGAAATCGGCGCCATGATTGCCAACGCACGAGCTGGACTCACTGCTTGTGGCGCAAAGGGCCAGCTTGCGACTTTGGAAAAGATGTCCAGCTGGATTGCAGACCATCCCAACGAAGCCGCCCAGCAGACGGGCTTCGAGGGCGGGCGGGATGATTTTCTCGATACACTTGATCATGCGTTCTACGTTGCGGATGAGGCCGCGCCCATGGAAAACCTTTTGGCGCGCTGGATCGCGTCATGGCCTGATCTGCAAGTTGTCGATAGTGACGATTACGACGACGTCATACACCGGCTGGTGATGGCCAATCCGAAGCGCGAAGGCAGGCTTCTTCATAAGTCCGTTGGCAACTTGGCAGGCCAGATGATCTTCAGCTGGCGCGATGTCGGGGCCGGCCTTGCCTGCGCCAAGATCGCGCCGCCCGAGATCAAAATCGCGTTCGGCATGGCAAGGATGCTGAACATAGAAGGAGAGAAACAGCTGGTTTTTCAACTTCAGACCAGCGCGAAGAAGACCCGACTATGCAGTGCGACGGAGACACACGTCACGGTCTACGAGTACATCGCTCCAGAAGAGTTGCTTGTCATACCGCCAGGCGAGAGCCCGCTAGCGGCTAACGCCCCGAAAGTTGGCGCCAAGCTTGGCATTGCTGAAGAGACCGAGATCACAGCGGTCATTGAGCTGGCGGAACAATACCATGCTCCCGCCGCCGTCGACCTCCTGCTCCGCAAGGCAGGCTTCGACCCGACGGATGCCATCGTTTCTGCGAATTCGGTGGTGCAGAAGGAGGAAGGAGCAATCGTGAATTGGGTGGTGCTGGCATCAGGCCAAGTCTTCCTTTTCCAATCGTTGCGGAACGGCGGTGTGCTCTTGCGCGGCAAGGATGATGAAAGCCTCGCTGAGGCCGCTATGGCCGAGCTCAATGCCCACTTTGATTGCTCCGCTGCGGCGGGTTAG